The Ciconia boyciana chromosome 26, ASM3463844v1, whole genome shotgun sequence nucleotide sequence GATTGAGGAGATAAGTCGATCTGTGAACTAAGCAGCTAACTTTACTGTCCTGAACTACTGGAAAGGTGGAGTAGGTGGTGAAGCGTCTTCCATATTGGTGCTCAGGCGTGTTTCTTACTACATTACCCTCAGTATTTTTAGgagaaagcattttgtttaaCAATGGCAATTAGTGGTTTCTTCTACTAGTTGGCAATATGCTCTGAAAAGTTGGGTTTCCTATCGTTATCATTAAGGAGCTATAGCTTATGTTGTAGTTGTAGATTTGCTAATGCCGTGTGTTTTTCTGCTCATAGCATGGACCCATTCATATGACTAATTTAGGTACAGGCTTCTCCAGTCAGAGTGAAATCGATGGAGCCGGATCGAAGCCAGCAAGTTCctcaggaaaggagagagagagggacagGTGAGTGATGAAAGAATTATGTTCAGGTCTTTTCTGATTCTGATGGAAAGCTTATTTCGGACATGATCTCTGTTTCATGTTCTCTTCTGTgacttgggggctgggggggttgtttgttttgtagtgggtggggtttttgtgggtgtgtgttttggttttcgTGTGATgtggatttttggttttgggttttttgtttgggttttttttttctaaggagaAGGGATGCATGGGTTACCTTTTCATGCTACATAATGAAAATAGCTTAATTTCCACTCTTCCCAAAGTCTGTATGCTCTTACTTTGAGTCTGGTATTTTGCCAGCTTCTTGAGATAACAGGATATGCTTGTAAAGTTAGCACACTTTAAATTAttccaattttaaaacaaatctggaAAAGTTGTAAACTTGAAGTTTTGCAGCCTGAAATTTCAGGGAAAGATTTACTTgataattgcttttgttttctggtcGTTATGAAATACATCAAGGGTCTTGGTAAAGTTTTCTATGTTCTACATCTTGTACGTAGTCCTAAATTCAGCCATTCAATCAATATTTGAAGTCCTCAGGCATCGCTGCTCTTCCTTATGCACTCCAGTGTATTGAGCCACAAAACTGTCAGGCTTGCACTTTCTTTCATAGTGTCATagcatggtttgggttggaagggacctttaaagatcatctagtccaccccctCTGCCATGGGGAGGGACATctactagatcaggttgctcaaagccccgtccaacctgaccttgagcACTTCCAGgtatggggcatctaccacctctctggacaacctgttccagtgtcgCATCaccattcagaaaataatttcttccttatatctaatctaaatctgccatctttcagtttaaagccatgaacccttgtcctgtcactacatgcccttgtaaaaagtccctcttcagctttctcgtaggccccttcaggtactgcAAGGCTGATATAAGGTCTCcctgaagccttctcttctccaggcagagcaaccccaactctctcagcctttcttcataggagaggtatTCTGttccctctgatcatttttgtggcctcctctggacctgctccaacagatccctgtcttgtgctggggaccccagagctggacgcagtactccaggtggggtcttgagagcagagcagagggggagaattgcttccctcagcctgctggccatgcttcttttgatgcagcccaggatgtgattggctttctgggctgcaagtacATGTTGCCAGCTtgtgtccaatttttcatccaccagcatccccaagtccctctccacagggctgctctcaatctgTTCATCCCCCAGACAGTgttgatactggggattgctctgacccacgtgcaggaccttgcacttggccttgttgaacttcatgaggttcgcatggacccactcctcaagcctgtcaaggtccctctgggtggcaTCCCTTCCCTGTAGCATATAGACCGCACCGCTCAACTTGGTgttatctgcaaacttgctgagggtgcactcaatcccactgtctatgtcattgtTGAAGACAGTAAATAGTgttggtcccagtacagacccttgagggacaccacttgaTACTGGTTTGAACTTGGACATTGAACTGTTGACTGTAACTCATTGGACacggccatccagccaattccttagCCACCTAATAGTCCATCCGTCAAATCCATTTCTCTCTGATTTAGAGGTAAGAATGTTAGGGGGTACCATATTgaaggccttacagaagtccaggtaggtgacatcagctgctcttcccttgtccactgatgtaaTCACTcccatcatagaaggccactagattagtcaggcaATTCAAAGTTAAACTCCTTGGGTCAAGGACTGAGTTATGAATTCGTTTGCTATTACCTTTGActctttgcttgttttaaaaaattaaaaataagggcTTGCATTGGTTTAAATAGGCAGTTGATGCCTCCGCCAGCTTTTCCTGTCACTGGGATGAAATCGgaatctgaagaaagaaatggtgCGGGGTCTTTACCAGGCAACCATGGTGagtgcaataaataaaatacacttgtaagtcaagttttctttcccaaatgaGTTTGCGCTGGTCTTAACACTCATTTAAAtccctgattatttttttttgtctgttctttACACCATATTGTTTAAGTGAAAAGCAGGTTGTATTGCACTGCTCTTAAGTCACTTATGTTCGCTGTGATTATACACGCATGATACTTCCCTTAAACCTTTAATAAATATCTGTATGAATGAGGAGAGTGTAATTAAGTGAAGGACCAAAGACAAGCATTTTTGACCCATCACTCAGCTGAGGCACAGAATCTCACAGGATTGTTTTGTAACACAGATATGTGGCTTTACATTGTGAACAGCTATCTCTAGAGGCACTAAGGAGTATCAGTGGGAGTTATGGTTCAGGTGTGTATTTACAGACATGAGTTATGTCTACCTTGTCTGCAAACAACAGAAGTGCTGTCAGATTTCATCCTTTTGTAGGGCTTTCATACATCAAGTATTTGTAACTTGGTAAAACATGTAATTGTTCTAACTCTCTTGGTAGTTTAGCGCCTTTCAGGTCTGCAGGTACATCATGTTAGTCTGTTTAACCTTAGTTTTTCTGCAGTATTGGTCCCAGAGATTGCTCTTCTGTTAGCTTTCTTTTGAAcaaaaaatctacttttcttTACATATTTATCTCTTTAACGGTGAAATTGCCATCACTTAGACCCATTTGCTAACTTtaccttttttgtgtgtttctttcttctttctctgttctcttACATGGTTCTGATGGATCACATGTGCTGTTGCTGGTGCTGTTTCGTGTGGCCTTCGACCTTGGATGACCATTGGCCTTGTGACCTCAAAATGGTGTCCAACTAACAATTTACaattaacatctttttttattaactcaTTTTGGGgcattttatctctttttatttttatttttccttcttgggggctggggggattgtttgttttcccctcccAGATCATCAAGCAAAGAagatgaaaactgcagaaaagggCTTTGGATTAGTGGCATATGCTGGAGATTCAtcagatgaagaggaggaacatGGTGGCCATAAAAACGCAAGTACTTTTTCACAGGGATGGAGTTTGGGATACCAGTACCCTTCCTCACAACAGCGAGCTAAACAACAGATGCCATTTTGGATGGCACCATAAACCCTGCAGAAGAGTTTTTtcattcatctgttttttccctctagcAATAATGCATGTATATTACAAAGTGAACTTTGCAAATACGCATTGTTTTTACATTTGCAGAAGCTAAAGGTTCAGTATTCCCCCTTGAAAGggctctgttatttttaaaatccttctttctgcagtgaatttgtcaaaaaaaaaaaattgaataagtATTTGACAGGGCTAGTCCCTTATACAGTGGGGGAAGTACTGTAAAGAGAAACTAGGGAAGCCTGTTGGTCTGCATTTCCCATTTTTCCAGGATAacttaaaaaatggaaagagtCAGTCACGCTGACTTCGTTCTACACCTGGTGTTCATATTTTATTGAGTGTTCCTGCCGCCGGCCTGTGTTTGCAGTCCCGTTGAGCTAATGGTGATCCGGCTTCAATGTTTGGACTCTCaacaaaggaaaggaatatACAGTAGTTCTGAGAAACTTGAGGGTCATATTTCCTAAAACTTGTAATTTGTCTTTACTTTAAGCATCTCCTGTAACTcagcactgttttttctttaaaatgtggctTTACTAACCCCACAACTTTTCATTCTAGCCAAATGTCGGGGCGGGGGGATGCTCAGTTTTTTGGAGGGGTTCATCTTGCCGCTAATCCCCAGGTGGACTTGGCACTGTAGCACTGGTACTTAATTCTCCAGTCACCCCTCTGCATTTCGTTCCCATTCAGCAGTTCGGACGGAACTCCTTCTCGTGAGGTTCGCCCCCATCTCTTAACTCATTCACTTACTTGATTCTACCCCTTCTGTTTCACGGtggtttaataaagaaaaggcaggcagcagccgggTCCCTGCAGCGCTGGGAGCCCAGCGCAGGCCTTGCTCTTGCCTTGAAGCACAGAAGCGGAACCTCAGAATAAGTTCTTGGATTGTTTATGGACGTGAACTGCAACACAGGCTTTCGTGGCGGGGCGGGCTGTTGCAGAAAGAACTCTTGCATGGAGAGCAGCAGCGCGTGGGACTGCGACAAGGTGTGCTGGTCAGCTTTACAAACGggagaaatagttttaaaaatggggaTGTGTGTTGCTGCTGCACACTGAAAGACCTTGCTGGCTCACTTGTACAAACATTGTCTTTGCTATGTGTTGTAAATAATTAGAATCATACTTtcattataaataaatgtataaatattctgcttcttgctgcttttttgggtGAGGTTTGCCTTGGGCAGATAGAAGCCGTGGTCTGTAGGTTTTGGGGAGCCCTTGCCCCGCCTTCGTGGGCTGTGAGCCCGCGGCCCGTGTCCCGGCGCCCCCCGGCGCggaggggagcggcgggcggcgctggcCCCGCGCCTGCGCTAGCCCCGGCCTCGCCCCCGCCGCGCGGGCCGGCTGGGGGGGTGGGCGGGGCGCCGGGCGCTCGCTGGCGGTGGAGGATCCGCCGCCATTTTGGTGTCGCCGCCTCGGCTCGGAGCGGCGGCCGGTTGGATGCGGCGCGGAGGAGCCTGAcggtgaggaggaagggggtggCGGCGAGGCAGAGCCGGGCGAGGAGCTGCCGGTGCTCAcgctcttttctcctcttcagcggcggcggcggcggcggcttcTTCGGCGCTGAGGAGATGGATTCTGGAGCccgcccgggcggcggcggcggcggctgcgctCCGGGGCAGTCCCGCGAGTACAAGCTAGTGATGCTGGGCGCCGGCGGCGTCGGCAAGAGCGGTGCGTACGGCTCCTCCGGCCGGGACCGCGGGGCCGGTCTGCCGTCGGAGGGGGaagggcgcggggcggccggtGCGCGGCGGCCCTGAAGACCCTCTCTCCTGCcgcgggcggggccgccgctTTCCCCTCAGCTGCGCGGAGCCGCCCGGGGGACTCCGCAGGTAGCGCTGGCGGCCGGAGCGGCGGAGGGCTGTGCTCGGTGGCTGCGAGGGGACGTGTTTTTTGAACAAAACAGCCCGGTTTGGGGCGCGATTCCGCCCGCCCCCGGGGGTGTCCCGTGTGTCATCGTCTTCCGCGTTTCGGCTGTGTCcagctttgtttctgaaacTCGTACCGGAGTGCTTTGTTGAGGACAGGGGCGTAGTTCGCAGTGTTTCTGAGTTATTTAACCTATTTCATTTACTACGTCTCCTTCGAGCCTTGCACCGAGTATGCTTTTACGTTGTAGCTGTTAGGGAAATAATGTGCTCGAGCACGTTGTGAACTGAATGCTGGAGCGGCAGATGTTTACCGAGACTTGTGCGATTGTGtctctgatttttgtttccagCCATGACCATGCAGTTCATCAGTCACCGGTTTCCAGAGGATCATGATCCCACAATTGGTAAGGAAAacgtttcttttctctttgctgttcaCTCCCTCTGTTAGCAGGTTAAGCTGTTGTGGGGTCCATTGCTTTAAAGTGCTCAATTTAAAGAAAGCTATAAATTTGGCTGTAAATTGAGGACTCAAGTGCTTTAGATTACTCATTTAAAGGTATTAAGAGTTCTGAGACTGCCGTGAGGACTGGGATACATATCCTGAGTTTTAGATCTCCAGTGGTTTTCCTGTCACATATATTCAGGCCATGTGCTATCTATATTTGTTTGTCTGTTGGCAGACAAGGATGAAAAACTGCTGATAAGTGATTATTAGTTGTCTATTCAAAAAATCTAGTCTCCATGCTGTAGATCAGCTCTCTGCTATTAATTCGTCAGGCCAAATTGTGCTCTGTGTTTTAGAAATTGGGAGGGATGAAAGTGCTTAACAACTTGAGATGCTGCATAACTTTTGCAGCATCTCTAAGAGAAACCTTAACCAACAGTTACACTGTCAAAGGAAGAGTGGGGAAAGCAGTTAGTTTCTTGTTGAAAGCAGACTGTTGCAGTGTGGGAGTGCTGACTTAGAGGGACAGGGCATTTATTGTCTGTCTTTGAAGAAAATGGCAGTTGGTGGTGGCTAGTTCTTCTCTTGAATCGCGGGTTTTTTCTGgctttgagaaaaatgtaatgctCTTACTCTGTGCTTTCCATCAAGGTGTTCAAAATTGAATTTATAGGATGTGGTCACATGTCTGTCAGAAATAGCATGTACAATAGCATGAATAGCAAACAGTTGGGAGGATACTAAATCACACcagaacaattaaaaatttaatttattgttaaACAAAGGTCAGGCTAATTTAGTATAGTGATATTACCAGATTAGGTTCTTCTAGTGTAACATTCTCTTTGTGAATTGATGACTAATGAGTATTGCAATTGTATTCCAATCTTGTTCTTTCCGATGTGCCGTGAATTCACAGAGGATGCTTATAAAATACGAATACGCATTGATGATGAACCTGCCAATCTGGATATCTTGGACACAGCAGGACAGGTATGTGAGTAATAATAAGTGAATTGGGAGGATATTAAGAAGTCTGTAATGGTCAGGTGTAGAGAAAGAAATCCTTTAAAGGGGTGcctgtcttttcttccaaattgtTTTTTGAGCTCTCTTATTTCTCCTAAGCATCATATCGCTTACAGGCTCTGTATCATACTATCTGTGTTTAGGTAGCTCAGACGGTACTCCGGTTTCATGCACTGCTTTCTCCGTTGCGCCTTGCTGTTCATGATCAACAAGCAATACGTATTGGCTGATAAATGACATACTGGTATGATTTCTGTAGCAAGAGAAACTTGGTATTAATCCCAAACATATGTAATATCTTGTCCTATATGTAATGGGACGAGAAGATAGATGACCAGCTTGTTTACAGAGTTCCTATGCAGCTGTTTTTGGAATGTATATTGTGTTTCCCATTCTGAGCGAATTAGAAAGTCATTGTATTTGTGCAATTGAAATGTAATTGTCTGTTTCTAGGCAGAGTTTACGGCCATGAGAGACCAGTACATGAGGGCTGGCGAGGGATTTATCATCTGTTACTCAATCACAGACCGGCGCAGTTTCCACGAAGTGCGTGAGTTCAAACAGTTAATCTATCGTGTTCGACGCACGGATGACACTCCCGTGGTCCTGGTGGGAAATAAATCTGACCTAACACAGCTACGGCAGGTAAATGGCACAAAGAGGCCCACAATGATAAGCTATTTCTGTTGTAAAATGCAGTAATACAAGAGGTTATACTccctttcttaatttttttgcatgtttacTATATAGTAAATTTAACATTAGAGAAGTACTTGTTCAACCCAGAATGTGTTGAATAACACTGCATATTGCAATCACAAAAGTGAAGTCTTCAAGTTGTTGCTTTGGGTTTCAGCTGCTCTtgggcttttccttttttttaattcttgaaaAGAGATACTGTTAATAGAGATTTAGCATTCCATAAACCACTTGCAGATACCAGTACAAATTGCAGATGCAAGTGTGCCAAGAATGAACACACAATAATGGAGAACTTGGGTAAGAatcaacagaaaggaaaattactttcagCTTAAGAAAACAGTAACTACCGTCTGTGGGAAAACAGTTTGAAGCAGAGCTTCACTCGAAGGAAGTGTACTTTGGAAAAACAAGTTCCAGAGGTGCTGTTTGTACACCTCAAATTAGATGAATTTTCACTGTGCGTTATAGCAGGAAAATTATGGTAGCTGTGGTAGAACACCCATGCTAAGAGGTGTAAAGTATAGGATGAGGAGTGGGTGTTGCTTTTCTGTGGCCTCAGCAAgactgtggggttttgggggtttgggtttgttttttttttttgaaatgttttgcttggTTCTGGGAAGTAGTTTGACAAACATAATAGATTTTGACCAGGAGAAGGAAATACCCTTAGCTTACCAAACTGACAAATGCTTGTGTTAGGGCTGAGGACTGCCCGTGTTAGGCAACTTATAGATTAAGCtccaagaaaataatattcttttgaAGGACTTTGTTGATTCATGAACGTCCAGAGAGTCTCTCACAGATGATTGCATTGCTAGAGAAGCGAtaagtgaaagagaaagaaaaacagggctGTAGAGAAAGATTTAGAGATCAGTGGAAATTAGCTGTTCTGGAAGTGGGTGCATGCAGTTACAGAGCAAGCAGAACAAGAAATGGtaaagaaataaactttctgGGTTTGGCTTTCTTGACAAGtgtgaacttttttttcaggtctCCAAAGAAGAAGGCTCTGCTTTAGCACGAGAATTCAATTGCCCTTTTTTTGAAACTTCAGCTGCATACCGTTATTATATTGATGATGTATTTCATGCTCTTGTGCGAGAAATCcgcaggaaagaaaaagaagcagtaatggcaatggaaaaaaaatcaaaacctaaaAGCAGTGTGTGGAAAAGACTGAAGTCACCATTTAGAAGGAAGAAGGATTCAGTCACTTGAACAGCGAGAGTtcctctgcaaaataaaacaaaacctgtgaACAGCCATTTGTAACCAAAGCGGTTTAATGACAACATTTTGACGGCATGTTTTAAACCTGATGGGACTTTTATGAGGGAATGCATAACTTTTACCAATTGTTTTTGTTTAGAATGATACTCCCTTAATTTTGGATGTTTAACTTAAGACACAGTAACAGTTGTACTTTTGTTGGCATTTTTTTACTGGATCCAGCAAATGTTGCTTGTATGTCGTCGGTTACAAATGCTGATAGGTTTATGTCCCTGCACTTTTGAATGTTTGTCTTCGGTCACTGTGTACTGGAAGCTGAATTGTGTAAAATATTGCTGAAGTTCTACCCAACCTaacttaattaattttgttcctaGTTGTTTGCACAAGAAGATGTTGCTGCTCTCCGGACAGTAACCCACGTCACGAGAGGCAGCTTGTCGAGGTCATGCTGAAAAGTAGTTTACGAAGCGTATGTCATGACTAGCAGCCTTGGCTGTGTATAGATGTCATTGAACGGAGCTGTGCTAGAGTTCTTGTGTTCTCATTGAGTagattttttccagcaaaagtAATGTGGAATACTTGTACAAGTTTATCTACATTATCAGTTAATCAGCAGTGTTGTAGGTGGGATTCTAAACaagtcagaaaaagcaaattatggTTCCTATGGCCGCTATAACTTGGCAACAGTGCATGAATATGTAGCATTTTCCTACTGTATATAGCATTTACTATGTTGCCATAGCATGTGTAAGGTAATAATGCTGTAGAAACCacagctttgcattttctgaCTTGCTTGTTAAAAATCATAGCTGTAATGGTGCGCTggcttatttatttacattcagTTTTGTGTTCTTGTCTTAAAAGAGCCAGTATCTTTGTGAAGTAGAAGTCTCTAACGTAGTCATTTCAAGTTATTCTATGATAACTACTTTGTACAGAAAATGACTGATACTGAGGTATCTGGGCCCAGAATTAATATCCCTAATACTGATAAGATTCTTCCAACGCAGTCTTAAAAGTAGACTTGCTGGTGCAGTGGAAGGAAGCAGTTAGCTGGGCACAGTGACAGTCCTGACAGATACTCACATCCCTGACCTTACGCCTGCAGGTGGTCCCGGCACTGCAGGTACAGGTTCTCTTATGCTCAGTAAAGAATGGTTTGGTTAAGAAAGTGCTTCTGAGGCAGACCGTCCCTATCGTAGAGATATTCTCTGCTTTCGAGCTGTTTTACATATACATTGGTGTTAGACTTTAAATCCAGCAGAGAGACGGATGTCTGGTGTTCCTcttgagtttgttttttaataatagaaCGAATCATAGTTAGGTAACTCAGACATGGTTAAAACAAGTTTCTCAGAGAACAAAGTGCCTAGAATCTTTCAGTTTAAGAGTGAAAGAGCTTAGACTAAGTGTAGTATAGCTTCTGTTATTTTTCGATCATCTGTGTCAGTAACTATGTTCATCTTACTGATCAGAAACCAGATCTGTAATGTCACTCTTAGTGTGCTGCATGTGATAGTGCAGTCAAACTGAAAATTCACATGTAAAAGGATTAGTACAAGAAGCCGGGATAGTGAATACATAAacttaagctttttttcttgctaaacTCCATATTGCTTAAGATACGACTGGAAATTCTGTGCCTGTTGGttttaagagtattttctttgtgtaagattttaaaaaacttgtaACGAGAAATTT carries:
- the RIT1 gene encoding GTP-binding protein Rit1; the protein is MDSGARPGGGGGGCAPGQSREYKLVMLGAGGVGKSAMTMQFISHRFPEDHDPTIEDAYKIRIRIDDEPANLDILDTAGQAEFTAMRDQYMRAGEGFIICYSITDRRSFHEVREFKQLIYRVRRTDDTPVVLVGNKSDLTQLRQVSKEEGSALAREFNCPFFETSAAYRYYIDDVFHALVREIRRKEKEAVMAMEKKSKPKSSVWKRLKSPFRRKKDSVT